One Lagenorhynchus albirostris chromosome 8, mLagAlb1.1, whole genome shotgun sequence genomic region harbors:
- the SLC26A5 gene encoding prestin isoform X3 encodes MDHVEETEILAATQRYYVERPIFSHPVLQERLHKKDKISESIGDKLKQAFTCTPKKIRNIIYMFLPITKWLPAYRFKEYVLGDIVSGISTGVLQLPQGLAFAMLAAVPPVFGLYSSFYPVIMYCFFGTSRHISIGPFAVISLMIGGVAVRLVPDDIVIPGGVNATNSTEARDALRVKVAMSVTLLTGIIQFCLGVCRFGFVAIYLTEPLVRGFTTAAAVHVFTSMLKYLFGVKTKRYSGIFSVVYSTVAVLQNVKNLNVCSLGVGLMVFGLLLGGKEFNERFKEKLPAPIPLEFFAVVMGTGISAGFSLHESYNVDVVGTLPLGLLPPANPDTSLFHLVYVDAIAIAIVGFSVTISMAKTLANKHGYQVDGNQELIALGLCNSTGSLFQTFAISCSLSRSLVQEGTGGKTQTIWLTTFVSSLFLGLDYGLITAVIIALMTVIYRTQR; translated from the exons ATGGATCATGTTGAAGAAACTGAAATCCTTGCAGCAACCCAGCGGTACTATGTGGAAAGACCTATCTTTAGTCACCCGGTCCTCCAGGAAAGACTGCACAAGAAGGACAAGATTTCGGAATCCATTGGGGATAAGCTGAAACAGGCATTCAC ATGTACCCCTAAGAAAATACGAAATATCATTTACATGTTCCTCCCCATAACCAAGTGGTTGCCTGCATACAGATTCAAGGAGTATGTGTTGGGTGACATAGTCTCAGGCATAAGCACAGGTGTGCTACAGCTTCCTCAAG GTTTAGCCTTTGCAATGCTGGCAGCTGTGCCTCCGGTGTTTGGCCTGTACTCTTCATTTTACCCCGTTATCATGTATTGTTTTTTTGGAACCTCCAGACACATATCCATAG GTCCATTTGCAGTTATTAGCCTGATGATAGGCGGCGTGGCTGTTCGATTAGTACCAGATGATATAGTCATTCCAGGAGGAGTAAACGCAACCAACAGTACGGAGGCAAGAGATGCTTTGAGAGTGAAAGTCGCCATGTCTGTGACCTTACTTACAGGAATCATTCAG ttttgcctAGGTGTCTGTAGGTTTGGATTTGTGGCCATATATCTCACGGAGCCCCTGGTCCGTGGGTTTACCACTGCGGCAGCTGTGCATGTCTTCACCTCCATGTTAAAATACCTGTTTGGAGTTAAAACAAAGCGGTACAGTGGGATCTTTTCAGTGGTGTAT AGTACAGTTGCTGTGTTGCAGAATGTTAAAAACCTCAACGTGTGTTCCCTAGGCGTTGGGCTGATGGTCTTTGGTTTGCTGCTGGGTGGCAAGGAGTTTAAtgagagatttaaagaaaaattgccaGCGCCCATTCCTTTAGAGTTCTTTGCG GTGGTTATGGGAACTGGCATTTCAGCTGGGTTTAGCCTGCATGAATCGTACAATGTGGATGTCGTTGGGACACTTCCTCTGGG GCTGCTACCTCCGGCCAATCCGGACACCAGCCTCTTCCACCTTGTGTACGTGGACGCCATTGCCATAGCGATCGTTGGATTTTCAGTGACCATCTCAATGGCCAAGACCTTGGCGAATAAGCATGGCTACCAGGTCGATGGCAATCAG GAGCTCATTGCCCTGGGACTGTGCAATTCCACTGGCTCACTCTTCCAGACTTTTGCAATTTCATGCTCCTTGTCTCGAAGCCTTGTCCAGGAGGGAACTGGAGGGAAGACACAG ACCATCTGGCTTACCACTTTTGTTTCCTCCTTGTTCCTGGGATTGGACTATGGCTTGATTACTGCTGTGATCATCGCACTGATGACTGTAATTTACAGAACACAGAGGTGA